One window of Candidatus Neomarinimicrobiota bacterium genomic DNA carries:
- a CDS encoding DUF4920 domain-containing protein, with protein MHHSITIILLSSSILFAQQSLGEKFTLESPTSVSSILDAPETYVNKQVQITGTIIDVCKMRGCWIEVSSDREYETIQVKVDDGVIVFPVTAKGKKVVAEGTLEKLVLSDEQALKMKKHEAEEIGEKFDESSYKITESDKTIYRLRGLGAVIDK; from the coding sequence ATGCATCATTCCATTACAATCATCCTACTTTCATCTTCAATCTTGTTTGCACAGCAATCATTAGGGGAAAAGTTTACCCTTGAATCACCCACATCGGTTTCATCCATTTTAGATGCACCGGAAACATATGTAAACAAACAAGTACAAATCACCGGTACTATTATTGATGTTTGCAAAATGCGCGGGTGTTGGATTGAAGTTTCAAGCGATCGAGAATATGAAACTATTCAAGTCAAAGTGGACGACGGTGTTATTGTATTCCCAGTAACAGCAAAAGGGAAAAAAGTTGTAGCAGAAGGAACGCTAGAAAAATTAGTTCTCTCAGATGAACAAGCATTAAAAATGAAAAAGCATGAAGCGGAAGAAATTGGTGAAAAATTTGATGAATCTTCTTACAAAATAACAGAATCAGATAAAACCATTTACCGATTAAGAGGTCTTGGCGCAGTCATTGATAAATGA
- the bcp gene encoding thioredoxin-dependent thiol peroxidase yields MLRIGTKAPKFSLIEASGEVLKLSDLSGKKVLLWFFPKASTPGUTTEGKGFRDEFKQFEKRNTAIIGMSKDSPKALLNFKEKNNYPFYLVSDPEMETIKVYHAWVQKKLYGREYMGIARVTYLIDENGNIEKAYEKVSVKTHAEDVMCDLG; encoded by the coding sequence ATGCTAAGAATAGGAACTAAGGCACCCAAATTTTCTTTGATTGAAGCTTCCGGCGAAGTATTGAAGCTATCGGATTTATCCGGGAAAAAAGTGCTTCTGTGGTTTTTTCCTAAAGCAAGCACCCCCGGCTGAACAACTGAAGGCAAAGGATTCCGTGATGAATTCAAACAATTTGAAAAAAGGAATACTGCCATCATTGGGATGAGCAAAGATTCACCTAAAGCATTGCTGAATTTTAAAGAGAAAAATAATTACCCATTTTATTTGGTTAGCGACCCGGAAATGGAAACGATTAAGGTTTACCATGCGTGGGTGCAGAAAAAACTCTATGGTAGAGAATATATGGGTATTGCCCGCGTGACGTATTTAATAGATGAAAATGGAAATATTGAAAAAGCGTATGAAAAAGTAAGTGTCAAAACCCATGCAGAAGATGTGATGTGTGATTTAGGCTGA
- a CDS encoding histidinol-phosphate transaminase, whose amino-acid sequence MALVPSYIKNLASYKPGKPIEEVVREFGIEKVIKLASNENALGPSPKAMTAIKQSLQSSHRYPDALGISLRTKLAEKFNVKIDNVILGAGSEGIMSTIIRTFLLSDDELVSAANSFIGFRVLANASGRKVHWVPMKNNQYDLKTMAAAINDYTKIIYIANPDNPMGTYVSQKEFDDFYEQVPARVLIILDEAYYEFAHDYPNYPDSMNYRYDNVITLRTFSKAYGLAGIRIGYGFAHESLIENLIKVKVPFEPSLLAQVAGIAALDDGDFLQKTLDLNKNGKTYLTGELKKLKVETVPSVTNFITTIWESKEQAANISNTLLNKGIIVRPLTAFGWPTCIRISVGLEEENHDFIKKLTEIL is encoded by the coding sequence ATGGCACTTGTTCCATCTTACATCAAAAATTTAGCCAGCTACAAACCGGGCAAACCGATAGAGGAAGTCGTTCGAGAATTTGGGATTGAAAAAGTCATCAAATTGGCATCGAACGAGAATGCCCTCGGTCCTTCTCCCAAAGCAATGACTGCAATAAAGCAATCATTACAGTCCTCACATCGATATCCCGATGCCCTCGGCATTTCTTTGCGAACCAAACTCGCTGAAAAGTTTAATGTCAAAATCGACAACGTTATATTAGGTGCCGGATCAGAAGGCATCATGTCCACAATAATTCGGACATTTCTTTTAAGTGATGATGAATTGGTATCGGCAGCGAATTCATTTATCGGTTTCAGAGTTCTTGCAAATGCGTCCGGACGAAAAGTGCATTGGGTACCCATGAAAAATAACCAATATGATTTAAAAACCATGGCTGCCGCCATCAATGATTATACCAAAATTATTTATATCGCTAATCCAGATAATCCGATGGGAACCTATGTATCGCAAAAAGAATTTGATGATTTTTATGAGCAAGTACCAGCGAGAGTGCTCATTATTTTGGATGAAGCCTATTATGAGTTTGCTCATGATTATCCCAACTATCCCGACTCCATGAATTATCGCTATGATAACGTGATTACACTTCGCACATTTTCCAAAGCGTATGGCTTAGCAGGAATCCGGATTGGCTACGGATTCGCCCATGAAAGTTTGATCGAAAATTTGATTAAGGTAAAAGTACCGTTTGAACCGTCTCTTCTTGCTCAAGTTGCAGGCATTGCAGCATTGGATGATGGTGATTTTCTTCAGAAAACATTGGACCTAAATAAAAATGGAAAAACATATTTGACTGGTGAGCTCAAAAAATTGAAGGTAGAAACTGTCCCAAGTGTTACTAATTTTATTACTACCATTTGGGAATCTAAAGAACAAGCTGCAAACATTTCTAATACACTACTAAATAAAGGGATAATCGTTAGACCGTTAACTGCATTTGGCTGGCCGACATGTATTCGTATATCGGTTGGTCTCGAAGAAGAAAATCATGATTTTATCAAAAAGCTTACAGAAATTCTATAG
- a CDS encoding nitrous oxide-stimulated promoter family protein — protein MNKKQSTASQNNQLHDPRRIREKQTVDAMIQIYCRKKHEKTSDLCSECSHLSEYAKHRLIHCPFDEDKPTCAKCEVHCYKPDMREKIKLVMKFAGPRMLMHHPIMTIRHYIDEMSILREA, from the coding sequence ATGAATAAAAAACAATCAACCGCTTCACAAAATAATCAGTTACATGATCCGCGGCGCATCAGGGAGAAGCAAACTGTGGATGCAATGATACAAATATATTGTAGGAAAAAACATGAGAAGACCAGCGATCTTTGTTCCGAATGCAGCCATTTATCTGAATACGCTAAGCACCGCCTTATCCATTGTCCATTTGATGAAGATAAACCAACTTGTGCGAAGTGCGAAGTACATTGTTATAAACCGGATATGCGTGAAAAAATAAAACTCGTGATGAAATTTGCAGGTCCACGTATGTTGATGCATCATCCCATTATGACGATTCGGCATTACATAGATGAAATGTCAATTTTGAGGGAAGCTTAA
- a CDS encoding homogentisate 1,2-dioxygenase: protein MPFYQQRGNIPTKRHIQFRNSDGNLYWEELISREGFNFMYSNVYHIHEPAVVSKVGKFQEIHLEAWNNEHRHHHLKSNNLQSDGDAITARIPLFFNDDCVLSKAHVKKNMNYYYRNGHFDEIIFIHNGSGLFKSNFGNLEVSSGDQLIIPRGIIWQLAVSEKLNLFIVESSGPVETPDRYRNRQGQLLEHSPFSERDIRTPEFVEPQTDGPIIVKTRFNGGYQTYEYATHPCDLVGWDGYYFPWVFNIKDFMPITGKVHLPPPIHQILQSPGFVICNFVPRLFDYHPEAIPAPYAHSNVDSDELLYYAEGKFMSRKGIEEGSITFHPMGLPHGPQPGKIEESIGAKETFEYAVMVDTFKPLKITTASKDVDVDSYPYSWAENEQ from the coding sequence ATGCCATTTTATCAACAAAGAGGAAACATACCCACTAAGCGTCATATTCAATTTCGAAATAGTGACGGAAATCTTTATTGGGAGGAGTTGATTAGTCGAGAAGGGTTCAATTTCATGTATTCCAATGTGTACCATATCCACGAACCTGCTGTTGTTTCGAAGGTAGGAAAATTTCAGGAAATCCATTTGGAAGCTTGGAATAATGAGCACCGCCATCACCATTTAAAAAGCAACAATCTTCAATCTGACGGTGATGCAATAACTGCTCGTATTCCATTATTTTTTAATGATGACTGCGTCCTTTCTAAAGCACATGTGAAAAAAAATATGAATTATTATTATCGAAACGGTCATTTTGACGAAATTATTTTTATTCACAATGGATCAGGGTTATTTAAATCTAATTTTGGAAATTTGGAAGTTTCATCAGGCGATCAATTGATTATTCCGCGGGGAATCATTTGGCAATTAGCTGTAAGTGAAAAATTGAATTTATTCATTGTTGAATCTTCCGGGCCGGTAGAAACCCCTGACCGCTACCGAAACCGGCAAGGACAATTACTTGAACATTCTCCCTTTAGCGAAAGAGATATTCGAACTCCAGAATTTGTAGAACCGCAAACTGATGGTCCTATTATTGTAAAAACAAGATTCAATGGCGGTTATCAAACCTATGAATATGCAACACATCCTTGTGATCTTGTGGGTTGGGATGGTTATTATTTTCCGTGGGTATTTAATATAAAAGATTTTATGCCAATTACAGGGAAAGTTCATTTGCCGCCGCCTATTCATCAAATATTACAATCTCCCGGGTTTGTTATTTGCAATTTTGTACCACGGTTGTTTGATTATCATCCAGAAGCCATCCCTGCGCCTTATGCGCACAGCAATGTAGATTCAGATGAACTCCTCTACTATGCAGAAGGAAAATTCATGAGCCGTAAAGGGATCGAAGAGGGATCCATCACCTTTCATCCAATGGGACTTCCTCACGGACCTCAACCGGGAAAAATCGAAGAATCTATTGGTGCTAAAGAGACATTTGAATATGCCGTAATGGTTGATACGTTTAAGCCATTGAAAATCACTACGGCCTCAAAAGATGTGGATGTTGACAGCTATCCCTATTCCTGGGCCGAAAATGAACAATGA
- the hflC gene encoding protease modulator HflC, whose amino-acid sequence MKRIILSLIALGVLFVYTSVFTVDEREQVVVLQLGKPVHTITEPGLNVKLPFPFQELRRFDDRLLEYDSPPEEVLSRDKKSLIIDNFVRWKIIEPLTFLKTVQAIPIALSRLDDIVYSQLRREIGTHDMAEIITENREIILEKVTEESKIATAQYGIEVVDVRIKRVDLPKENEKSIYARMDAERKRQANKFRSEGEEEAQKIRATTDKEKTIILAEAYKVAQATRGEGEAIALEIYAKSFSSDPDFYEFVRTLEAYERIIDDKTTLVLPAKSKLFELLMN is encoded by the coding sequence ATGAAACGCATTATACTTAGTTTAATAGCATTAGGAGTTCTGTTTGTATATACTTCAGTATTTACTGTAGATGAACGTGAACAAGTGGTCGTTCTTCAACTTGGGAAACCCGTTCACACCATTACCGAACCCGGATTGAATGTAAAACTTCCATTTCCATTCCAGGAATTGCGCAGATTTGACGATCGGTTATTGGAATATGATTCTCCCCCTGAAGAAGTGTTGAGTAGAGATAAAAAAAGTTTAATCATTGATAATTTTGTTCGGTGGAAAATTATCGAACCGCTCACTTTCTTAAAAACCGTTCAAGCTATTCCTATCGCATTAAGCCGGCTTGATGATATTGTGTATTCCCAGCTTCGACGGGAAATTGGTACACATGATATGGCAGAAATTATCACAGAGAATCGCGAGATCATTTTAGAAAAGGTTACCGAAGAAAGTAAAATAGCTACAGCGCAATATGGCATTGAAGTTGTAGATGTCCGTATTAAAAGAGTTGATTTGCCAAAAGAAAACGAAAAATCTATTTATGCTAGAATGGATGCAGAACGAAAACGACAGGCAAATAAATTCAGATCTGAAGGTGAGGAAGAAGCTCAAAAAATCCGAGCAACTACTGATAAAGAGAAAACTATCATTTTAGCCGAAGCCTATAAAGTAGCGCAAGCCACTCGAGGAGAAGGTGAAGCAATAGCACTTGAAATTTATGCAAAATCATTCTCTTCCGATCCGGATTTCTACGAATTTGTGCGGACGTTAGAGGCGTACGAGAGGATTATTGATGACAAAACGACCTTGGTTTTACCGGCAAAATCAAAATTGTTTGAATTATTAATGAACTGA
- the tgt gene encoding tRNA guanosine(34) transglycosylase Tgt: protein MKFTVNHQDSRTSARTGVLDTQHGSIKTPVFMPIGTQGAVKSLSPEEVTSLGSNLILGNTYHLYLRPGHKIIERAGGLHTFMNWPGALLTDSGGYQVYSLSRMNKISDEGVEFQSHLDGSSHHFTPEFSMEIQRSLGSDIIMAFDECPIGNADYKTVQKAVNRTTDWAIRCNDYLSKYGPIHDWDQTLFPIVQGSVFEDLRFKSAEALVPLSTCGIAVGGLAVGEEKSAMFEMIEFLDSTLPKKQPRYLMGVGRPTDLVRSVRAGMDMFDCVLPTRNARNGQVFTSNGVLNLKNETFKTDLDPVDASCSCPLCAQYSRSYIRHLLNVNEIFGLRLASLHNLKYYLSLMDTMRAEIERDNFKVWSDDFLKMMSEFKGM, encoded by the coding sequence TTGAAATTTACCGTAAATCATCAGGACTCTCGAACATCAGCGAGAACCGGCGTGCTAGATACTCAGCACGGAAGTATTAAAACACCAGTTTTTATGCCGATTGGGACACAAGGTGCTGTTAAATCACTTTCACCTGAGGAAGTGACCTCACTCGGATCAAACTTAATTTTAGGAAATACATATCATCTTTATTTGAGGCCGGGACATAAAATTATTGAACGAGCCGGCGGTTTGCACACTTTTATGAATTGGCCGGGTGCTCTCTTAACCGACAGCGGCGGTTATCAGGTTTATTCACTTTCAAGGATGAATAAAATTTCCGATGAAGGGGTTGAGTTTCAGTCACATTTGGACGGAAGCAGTCATCATTTTACGCCAGAATTTTCAATGGAAATTCAGCGATCACTTGGGTCGGATATTATTATGGCATTTGATGAATGCCCGATTGGGAATGCAGATTATAAAACGGTTCAAAAAGCAGTTAATCGAACGACGGATTGGGCAATTCGTTGTAATGATTATCTTTCCAAGTACGGTCCAATCCACGATTGGGATCAAACATTATTTCCGATTGTACAGGGAAGCGTTTTCGAGGATCTAAGATTTAAAAGTGCGGAAGCTTTGGTTCCATTATCGACGTGCGGGATTGCCGTTGGCGGATTGGCTGTTGGTGAAGAAAAAAGCGCCATGTTTGAAATGATAGAATTCTTGGATTCAACATTGCCAAAAAAACAGCCGCGGTATTTGATGGGAGTAGGAAGGCCAACCGATCTAGTACGATCTGTTCGTGCTGGGATGGACATGTTTGACTGTGTGCTTCCAACACGGAATGCTCGAAACGGACAAGTGTTTACATCAAATGGCGTATTGAACTTGAAAAATGAAACCTTTAAAACTGATTTGGATCCGGTGGATGCATCCTGTTCCTGTCCACTTTGCGCCCAATATTCGAGATCATATATCCGTCATTTATTAAATGTAAATGAAATTTTCGGACTACGACTTGCCTCTCTTCATAACTTGAAATATTATCTATCGCTTATGGATACCATGCGAGCAGAAATTGAACGGGACAACTTTAAAGTTTGGTCAGATGATTTCCTAAAAATGATGTCCGAATTCAAAGGAATGTAA
- a CDS encoding UDP-2,3-diacylglucosamine diphosphatase, translating to MDLPVYFISDIHLMLDKSEKEKIRREKLFTFLRQVRSTGGTLFIVGDIFDFYFEYRDVIPKSYFDFYHELYLVKQSGVDIHYMLGNHDFWVLDFITEEITTHTYFKDTSFNINGKTFYITHGDGHLSWDRGYRLLKSLIQSKAFIWLYRYLHPNIGYKFGKWISKKGKHYEHDDTYNRKILNDLKKFASKLTESGTDFIICGHYHQATITDIGPGKLVILGDWLSIFTYGLFDGNEFSLNTWKNDV from the coding sequence ATGGACTTACCCGTCTATTTTATTTCCGACATTCATCTCATGCTGGACAAATCCGAGAAGGAGAAAATTCGGCGCGAGAAACTATTCACCTTCCTCAGACAGGTAAGGTCAACAGGCGGCACCTTATTTATTGTCGGCGATATATTCGATTTTTATTTTGAATATAGAGATGTGATTCCAAAATCCTATTTCGATTTTTATCATGAATTATATCTTGTCAAGCAATCCGGTGTGGATATTCATTATATGCTGGGTAATCATGATTTCTGGGTTTTGGACTTTATTACAGAGGAAATCACAACACATACGTATTTTAAAGACACTTCATTTAACATAAACGGAAAAACATTTTACATAACGCATGGCGATGGGCATCTTTCTTGGGATCGTGGGTACAGATTGTTAAAATCACTTATCCAGAGCAAAGCCTTTATTTGGCTTTATCGGTATCTTCACCCTAACATTGGGTATAAATTTGGCAAATGGATTTCCAAAAAGGGTAAACATTATGAACACGATGATACTTATAACCGAAAGATATTAAACGATTTGAAGAAATTTGCTTCCAAACTTACGGAGAGCGGCACTGATTTTATTATATGTGGGCATTACCATCAGGCCACCATCACAGATATTGGTCCAGGTAAACTCGTTATTTTAGGAGATTGGCTTTCTATCTTCACTTACGGATTGTTTGATGGCAATGAATTTTCTCTCAACACGTGGAAAAATGATGTGTAA
- the hppD gene encoding 4-hydroxyphenylpyruvate dioxygenase — MAMITTEWTGTEYFPITELSHLEFYVGNAKQAVHYYRSVFGFQPHAYSGPETGQNDSVSYVLKQNKIFFVITTPLTSSHPASDWLKQHGDGVRDVAFSVDCAETAHDSCVSRNAKSVHSSKSWEDKTGIFKKSAIQTYGETIHSFVETKNYDGLWAPDYEPLTLPELKFDDPGLLFIDHIVGNVEEGKMNEWRDFYENVFGFTNFVVFDENDISTQFSALKSRVMRSKNWKIKFPINEPASGLKKSQIEEYLDFNEGPGVQHIALLTEDIIKTITALRNNGVDFLYVPETYYDDLSNRIGTIDEAMEKLRDLGILVDRDDEGYLLQLFSKPVEDRPTLFYEIIQRKGSRGFGQGNFQALFESIEREQDARGNL, encoded by the coding sequence ATGGCAATGATTACAACCGAATGGACGGGAACTGAATATTTCCCTATAACAGAATTAAGTCATTTAGAATTTTATGTGGGAAATGCAAAGCAGGCTGTCCACTATTACCGATCTGTTTTTGGATTTCAACCGCATGCTTACTCCGGACCTGAAACAGGTCAAAATGATAGCGTTAGTTACGTTTTAAAACAGAACAAAATTTTCTTTGTTATCACAACTCCCCTCACTTCAAGCCATCCGGCTTCTGATTGGTTAAAACAACATGGCGACGGTGTACGAGATGTTGCTTTCTCTGTGGATTGCGCCGAAACAGCCCATGATTCTTGTGTTAGCCGAAACGCCAAATCTGTTCATTCATCAAAATCTTGGGAAGACAAAACGGGTATTTTTAAAAAATCCGCCATACAAACCTATGGAGAAACGATTCATTCATTCGTAGAAACAAAAAATTATGACGGACTTTGGGCGCCGGATTATGAGCCACTTACATTACCTGAATTAAAATTTGATGATCCCGGCTTGCTTTTCATTGACCATATTGTAGGGAATGTTGAAGAAGGAAAAATGAATGAATGGCGAGATTTTTATGAAAACGTATTTGGCTTCACAAATTTTGTCGTGTTTGATGAAAACGATATTTCAACTCAATTTTCCGCATTAAAAAGTCGTGTAATGCGATCTAAAAACTGGAAAATAAAATTCCCCATTAATGAGCCTGCATCCGGGTTAAAAAAATCTCAAATTGAAGAATATCTGGATTTTAATGAAGGCCCTGGCGTTCAGCATATAGCTCTTTTAACCGAGGATATTATTAAAACGATCACTGCACTGCGGAATAATGGTGTGGATTTTCTATATGTCCCTGAAACATATTACGATGATTTGTCTAACCGTATCGGCACGATTGACGAGGCGATGGAAAAACTGAGAGATCTTGGTATCCTGGTTGATCGTGATGATGAAGGATATTTGCTCCAGCTTTTTTCAAAACCAGTCGAAGATCGCCCGACGCTATTTTATGAAATCATTCAAAGAAAAGGGTCACGCGGATTTGGGCAGGGAAATTTTCAAGCACTTTTTGAATCAATTGAGCGGGAGCAAGATGCCCGCGGTAATCTTTAA
- the argF gene encoding ornithine carbamoyltransferase, with translation MHNHFLHISDYSKEEVWNFLNLAKELKIKFHNREKFKPFQDQSLAMIFAKPSARTRISFETGFEWMGGHALFLGPNDIGIGKREAIKDIARVVSRYNDMIMARLFDHSHMLELAEHSSSPVVNGLTDYNHPCQIMADILTIWERRGNLDDLKITYMGDGNNIVHSWLHLASVFPMHFICCCPSEFEPDSKTIAMVDNSTESTFELSHDPSSAVDGADVVYTDVWASMGQKDEAEEREKLFADFQVNENLMEKTGKDSLFLHCLPAERGREVSDGVMEASYSVVFDEAENRMHVQNAIMVSLNTFK, from the coding sequence ATGCATAATCATTTTCTTCACATTTCAGATTATTCTAAAGAAGAAGTTTGGAATTTTTTAAATCTTGCAAAAGAATTAAAAATAAAGTTCCACAATAGAGAGAAATTCAAACCGTTTCAGGATCAATCTCTCGCGATGATTTTTGCCAAACCGTCTGCGCGGACACGCATTTCTTTTGAAACAGGATTCGAATGGATGGGAGGGCACGCACTCTTTCTTGGACCCAATGACATCGGAATCGGAAAGCGTGAAGCGATTAAAGATATTGCCCGAGTTGTATCTCGATACAACGATATGATTATGGCGAGGCTTTTTGACCATAGCCATATGTTGGAACTGGCAGAGCATTCATCGTCTCCTGTTGTAAACGGACTGACGGATTACAACCATCCCTGTCAAATAATGGCCGATATACTGACTATTTGGGAACGCCGGGGCAATTTGGATGATTTAAAAATAACCTACATGGGAGATGGGAATAATATTGTGCATTCCTGGCTTCATTTGGCAAGTGTATTTCCCATGCATTTTATCTGTTGTTGTCCAAGTGAGTTTGAGCCGGATTCAAAAACAATTGCAATGGTAGATAATTCAACCGAATCAACATTTGAACTTTCCCATGATCCTTCATCCGCTGTAGATGGCGCTGATGTAGTTTATACGGATGTCTGGGCGTCTATGGGACAAAAAGATGAAGCTGAAGAGCGCGAAAAATTATTTGCGGATTTTCAAGTCAATGAAAATCTTATGGAAAAAACAGGGAAGGATTCATTATTTTTGCATTGTCTTCCCGCGGAACGCGGACGTGAAGTTTCCGACGGTGTTATGGAAGCTTCGTATTCGGTGGTGTTTGATGAAGCGGAAAACCGTATGCACGTGCAGAATGCAATTATGGTTTCGCTTAATACGTTTAAGTAG
- a CDS encoding flavin reductase family protein, translating into MIIDPANQSFKDNHKIMIGSIVPRPIALVSTLSKDGTPNLAPFSYFNGVCANPPTIMFAPSRRGYDGKVKDTLNNIRNNKEFVINIVSEGFVDQMVKCSTDFEPDVNEFDISELTPAPSKKVGPSLVKESKVNFECELNQIVEIGDGTAGSGFIVIGTVVLFHVDDSVFQDGRINLESLNPVGRLAGNNYTRITDTFESIRQIKPDR; encoded by the coding sequence ATGATTATCGATCCCGCGAATCAGTCTTTTAAGGACAATCATAAAATCATGATTGGTTCCATTGTGCCAAGACCAATTGCTCTTGTTTCTACACTTTCAAAAGACGGTACCCCAAATTTGGCGCCGTTTTCATATTTTAATGGTGTTTGTGCTAACCCGCCGACCATCATGTTTGCACCGAGTAGACGTGGATACGACGGAAAAGTCAAAGATACACTAAATAATATCCGCAATAATAAGGAATTTGTAATCAACATCGTGTCCGAAGGATTCGTAGATCAAATGGTGAAATGCTCCACTGATTTTGAACCAGACGTAAATGAATTTGATATTTCAGAATTAACACCGGCTCCATCAAAGAAAGTTGGGCCTTCGCTGGTTAAAGAATCCAAAGTCAACTTTGAGTGTGAACTCAATCAAATTGTAGAAATCGGAGACGGGACAGCCGGAAGCGGATTTATTGTAATTGGAACTGTGGTGTTATTTCATGTGGATGATTCTGTTTTTCAAGATGGCCGAATTAATCTCGAATCATTAAATCCTGTTGGACGGCTTGCAGGTAATAACTATACTCGCATAACAGATACATTTGAATCAATTCGGCAAATTAAGCCGGATAGATAA
- a CDS encoding fumarylacetoacetate hydrolase family protein encodes MVVDVLRAAIYIHESSGSSEFLSIPSSLKSCLKNWNTLLPALQNLDRALPDSGLTELLGGEHLIAQNQPDVKFLPPVNDPATFRDFYVFEQHVKAARKGRGLDMHPSWYEFPVFYYSNPVNLFGHKEGFPFPNGCEKLDFELELAIITANGGKDISAKDADTVIGGYTILNDWSARDFQKEEMVLNMGPAKGKDFGSCFGPYMVTPDELADAWDSDGKLQLSMTVHVNGKQLSDGNANDMYHSWGDIIERASRNTQIVAGEYIGSGTVGTGCIMELKPENTGGWIQKGDVVRLEIERLGVLENKVI; translated from the coding sequence ATGGTTGTGGATGTTTTAAGAGCGGCTATATATATCCATGAATCATCCGGTTCATCCGAATTCCTATCTATTCCATCCTCATTAAAATCGTGTCTGAAGAACTGGAATACCTTGCTGCCTGCATTACAAAATCTTGATAGAGCTCTACCGGATTCCGGTTTAACCGAGTTGCTGGGAGGAGAACATTTAATCGCGCAAAATCAACCGGATGTAAAATTCCTTCCGCCGGTGAATGATCCTGCCACTTTCAGAGATTTCTATGTATTTGAACAACATGTAAAAGCAGCTCGAAAAGGACGAGGTTTAGACATGCATCCAAGTTGGTATGAATTTCCGGTTTTTTATTATTCAAATCCTGTGAACCTTTTTGGTCATAAGGAAGGTTTTCCTTTTCCCAATGGTTGTGAAAAGCTTGATTTTGAATTGGAATTGGCAATTATCACCGCCAATGGAGGAAAAGATATTTCCGCAAAAGATGCCGACACTGTTATTGGTGGCTATACCATTTTAAATGATTGGTCTGCTCGAGATTTTCAAAAAGAAGAAATGGTGTTAAACATGGGACCAGCAAAAGGAAAAGATTTTGGATCCTGTTTTGGTCCGTATATGGTGACACCAGATGAATTAGCAGATGCATGGGATAGCGATGGGAAATTGCAACTTAGCATGACCGTCCATGTCAATGGGAAACAACTTTCCGATGGGAATGCAAACGACATGTATCATTCTTGGGGAGACATTATCGAGCGTGCCAGTCGAAATACTCAAATTGTTGCCGGTGAATACATCGGATCTGGAACCGTCGGCACAGGTTGCATCATGGAACTAAAACCTGAAAATACAGGTGGATGGATTCAAAAAGGCGATGTTGTCAGACTCGAGATTGAGCGACTAGGAGTTTTAGAAAACAAGGTTATATAG